Proteins encoded by one window of Blautia luti:
- a CDS encoding CDP-glycerol glycerophosphotransferase family protein, translating into MKICIWCTKIFDLGGTKRVVTLLANELVKEHDVTIMVYQDRFKEDRNMYHMSEDIKVDFIDNNEFVNRHHTPAFCWRYLVRKLNAKYGTFNKPKYNDILADAIFPKKTREKWVKYLNEQDYDIIITTASLSLRLGMLAPELKAKTIGWQHNCYAGYLEVPNVVFWKQECLLQEYLPKLDRYIVLSDYDKRDYKKFLDIDTEVKINPRSFVSERKCDPKSKRFLMATRFVYAKGLDLMMESFEEFCKQDDEWQLDIIGAGDLWNQIIADAKRRHIDDRVNFVGYTNEPEKYYLNSSIFLLPSRWEGWPMVIMEAFEFGLPVIAFHTGAMDLIIDDQKTGFLPEAFDTKKFTEAMLKLAHDEELRREMSRNAIWKSEDFAIQKAVKEWNRLFNRVMGIETFYEKNKEAILECQEKYPLRTSYGEYVKEYPVKDKTILYEAFGGRGMIDSPYAIFQYLLEKEEYQEYTHIWVIDDLEDSRLQIEKYEKYPNVRFVQYKTKEYCKALAVTKYLINNVSFPSYFLKREEQVYLNTWHGTPLKNMGFDIPGSNISQGNTARNLLSADYLVSSGPYMTETAYKKSYKLQNLYEGQILEEGFPRNDKLFENTENSREEMIRKMQSYGVDVDENKKIILYAPTWRGAQYKEPEADLQEVYKLIHKVRQSVDEKEYQVLVKLHQTVYRYLKEQEQEPAEEKVKFIPATMDANEILSVTDVLISDYSSIFFDYLNTGKPVVFYIPDAGSFEEYRGVYASLENLPGPTAATLEEVGEIFKDLSAAVKPYQQKYQETRRKFCPKDDGRACQRITDIVFGKEKEQKQVMSDKTDKVKVLVYAGAFGETNSTKEFESFLEKVDFSRMDVTLIGNGSGRESAEEKLNTLPKEVRVLYWKRSYPATDEEYVCHQMFMDSDSKEVPEMLKDFYSRELRRVLGMSKFDYAVIFTSKKKFFPVLSGKLDVKKVYGAKNWQKVLEIPE; encoded by the coding sequence ATGAAAATATGTATTTGGTGTACTAAGATATTCGATCTTGGCGGAACAAAGAGAGTTGTTACACTCCTTGCCAATGAACTTGTAAAAGAACATGATGTCACTATTATGGTATATCAGGACAGATTTAAAGAAGACCGTAATATGTATCACATGAGTGAGGATATCAAGGTTGACTTTATTGATAATAATGAATTTGTAAACCGTCATCATACACCGGCGTTCTGCTGGCGTTATCTGGTGCGGAAATTAAATGCGAAATACGGTACGTTCAATAAGCCTAAATATAATGATATTCTTGCAGATGCCATTTTCCCGAAAAAGACACGGGAAAAATGGGTGAAATATTTAAATGAGCAGGATTATGACATTATCATTACAACTGCATCCCTGAGTCTGAGACTGGGAATGCTGGCACCTGAATTAAAGGCAAAGACCATCGGCTGGCAGCATAACTGTTATGCAGGATATCTGGAAGTTCCCAATGTTGTATTCTGGAAACAGGAATGCCTGCTGCAGGAATATCTTCCGAAACTGGACAGATACATTGTACTCAGTGATTATGATAAGAGAGATTATAAGAAGTTTCTGGATATTGACACAGAAGTTAAGATCAATCCGAGAAGTTTCGTCAGTGAACGTAAATGCGATCCGAAATCCAAGAGATTTCTCATGGCCACCCGTTTCGTATATGCGAAGGGTCTGGATCTTATGATGGAATCCTTCGAGGAATTCTGCAAACAGGATGATGAATGGCAGCTGGATATCATTGGAGCCGGAGATCTTTGGAACCAGATCATAGCGGATGCCAAAAGACGCCACATTGATGACCGTGTAAACTTCGTAGGTTATACCAATGAGCCAGAGAAATATTACCTGAATTCTTCTATCTTCCTTCTTCCATCCAGATGGGAGGGATGGCCGATGGTTATCATGGAAGCATTCGAGTTCGGACTTCCTGTAATTGCATTTCATACAGGAGCCATGGATCTGATCATCGACGACCAGAAAACAGGATTTCTTCCGGAAGCATTTGATACAAAGAAATTCACAGAGGCTATGCTGAAGCTGGCACATGATGAAGAACTGAGAAGAGAAATGTCCAGAAATGCAATCTGGAAATCAGAAGATTTCGCCATCCAGAAAGCAGTAAAAGAGTGGAATCGTCTTTTCAACCGTGTAATGGGAATTGAAACTTTCTATGAGAAAAACAAAGAAGCGATCCTAGAATGCCAGGAGAAATATCCTCTTCGCACCAGCTACGGAGAATATGTAAAAGAGTATCCGGTAAAAGATAAAACTATCCTGTACGAAGCATTTGGCGGCCGCGGAATGATCGACAGTCCCTACGCGATCTTCCAGTATCTTCTGGAAAAGGAAGAATATCAGGAATATACCCATATCTGGGTGATCGATGATCTGGAAGACAGCAGATTACAGATTGAGAAGTATGAAAAGTATCCGAATGTAAGATTCGTACAGTATAAGACAAAAGAATACTGTAAAGCGCTTGCAGTTACCAAATATCTGATCAATAATGTAAGTTTCCCAAGCTATTTCCTGAAAAGGGAAGAACAGGTTTATCTGAACACCTGGCATGGAACTCCGCTGAAGAATATGGGATTTGATATCCCTGGTTCAAACATTTCACAGGGAAATACGGCAAGAAATCTTCTGAGTGCAGATTATCTGGTTTCTTCCGGTCCGTATATGACTGAGACCGCTTATAAGAAGTCCTATAAACTTCAGAACCTGTATGAAGGCCAGATCCTGGAAGAGGGATTCCCGAGAAATGATAAGCTGTTCGAGAATACCGAAAACAGCCGGGAAGAAATGATCCGTAAAATGCAGTCTTACGGTGTGGATGTAGATGAGAATAAGAAGATCATTCTCTATGCACCGACCTGGAGAGGGGCTCAGTATAAAGAACCGGAAGCAGACCTGCAGGAGGTTTACAAGCTGATCCATAAAGTCCGGCAGAGTGTGGATGAAAAGGAATATCAGGTACTGGTGAAACTCCATCAGACTGTTTACCGTTACCTGAAAGAGCAGGAGCAGGAACCAGCTGAAGAGAAAGTGAAATTTATTCCTGCAACAATGGATGCCAATGAGATCCTGTCTGTTACAGATGTGCTGATCTCAGATTATTCAAGTATCTTTTTCGATTATCTGAATACAGGAAAGCCTGTTGTATTCTACATTCCGGATGCAGGAAGTTTCGAAGAATACAGAGGTGTATATGCTTCTCTGGAAAATCTTCCGGGACCGACAGCAGCTACACTGGAAGAAGTAGGAGAAATCTTTAAAGACCTGTCTGCTGCTGTGAAACCATATCAGCAGAAGTATCAGGAAACCCGCCGAAAATTCTGCCCGAAGGATGACGGCAGAGCCTGCCAGCGGATCACAGATATTGTGTTCGGAAAAGAAAAAGAGCAGAAACAGGTAATGTCTGATAAAACAGATAAAGTAAAAGTGCTTGTCTATGCAGGTGCGTTCGGTGAAACAAACAGTACAAAAGAATTCGAAAGTTTTTTGGAGAAAGTGGATTTCTCACGTATGGATGTCACCCTGATCGGAAACGGTTCCGGCAGGGAGAGTGCAGAAGAAAAGCTGAATACTCTTCCGAAGGAAGTAAGAGTTCTGTACTGGAAACGTTCTTATCCTGCTACAGATGAGGAATATGTATGCCATCAGATGTTTATGGATTCCGATTCCAAAGAAGTACCGGAAATGCTGAAAGATTTCTACAGCCGTGAGCTCAGAAGAGTTCTTGGTATGTCGAAATTCGATTATGCAGTGATCTTTACATCCAAGAAGAAGTTTTTCCCGGTATTGTCAGGCAAGCTGGATGTAAAGAAAGTATATGGTGCGAAGAACTGGCAGAAAGTATTAGAGATTCCTGAATAA
- a CDS encoding CDP-glycerol glycerophosphotransferase family protein — translation MKKRIKKKLKKIKKSIKKNTRKTVKKLKKVKAQKGTKAMLREAWADFTYGVYDKRKIKRLKKFPPALVENRMLFETNDDFTDNGRALFDYLIENGYNKKYEMVWLVHDPSKYKEYQYENVKFIQNFKKDSTIRRAEAYKYALTSKYIFYTQAFNWIAMSRKNQIFIDLWHGCGYKANKNGRKVFFDYCLVPGDIFIKTKMEFFGCTSKKLLSFGYPRYDMMLRGSERADEFKKKLLQETNSEKLILWMPTYRHASSVRLNEETLNNEFNIPIIDDADKLLELNDFCKENHMLIVIKKHYLQIPYDFGENVLTNIVYLENKDLADNGLQLYEFINCSDALVSDYSSVAIDYLLLDRPLGFTLDDYEAYTESRGWVFDDPLEYMPGEHMYNMQDFESFIMDIKNENDNYKEQRAQVRAKTHNVCDNYCQRVLDYFNITK, via the coding sequence ATGAAAAAAAGAATAAAGAAAAAACTGAAAAAGATAAAAAAATCTATCAAAAAAAATACCAGAAAAACTGTTAAAAAGCTCAAGAAAGTAAAGGCACAAAAAGGAACAAAGGCTATGCTCCGGGAAGCATGGGCAGATTTCACATACGGAGTATATGACAAACGAAAGATCAAACGTCTAAAAAAATTTCCGCCTGCACTTGTAGAAAACAGAATGCTGTTTGAAACAAATGATGATTTTACAGATAATGGACGTGCATTGTTCGATTATCTCATCGAAAATGGTTATAATAAAAAATATGAGATGGTATGGCTGGTACATGATCCATCCAAGTATAAAGAATATCAGTATGAGAATGTAAAATTCATCCAGAATTTCAAAAAAGATTCTACGATCCGAAGGGCAGAGGCATATAAATATGCACTGACATCAAAGTACATTTTCTACACACAGGCATTTAACTGGATCGCAATGTCAAGAAAGAATCAGATCTTTATTGACCTGTGGCATGGCTGCGGTTATAAAGCAAATAAAAACGGACGTAAAGTATTCTTTGACTACTGTCTGGTTCCTGGAGATATCTTTATCAAGACGAAAATGGAATTCTTCGGCTGTACTTCCAAGAAGCTTCTGTCATTCGGATATCCCCGTTATGATATGATGCTCAGAGGCAGTGAAAGGGCAGACGAATTTAAGAAGAAACTTCTGCAGGAAACAAACAGTGAAAAACTGATCCTGTGGATGCCCACATACAGACATGCATCCAGTGTACGTCTGAACGAAGAAACTCTGAACAATGAATTTAATATCCCGATCATTGATGATGCAGACAAGCTTCTGGAACTGAATGATTTCTGTAAAGAGAATCATATGCTCATCGTTATTAAGAAGCATTATCTGCAGATCCCATATGATTTCGGTGAGAACGTTCTTACCAATATCGTATATCTGGAGAATAAAGATCTTGCGGATAACGGACTGCAGCTGTATGAATTCATCAACTGTTCAGATGCACTGGTTTCTGATTATTCTTCTGTTGCCATTGATTATCTTCTTCTGGACAGACCTCTGGGATTCACTCTGGATGATTACGAAGCGTATACAGAATCCAGAGGCTGGGTATTCGATGATCCGCTGGAATATATGCCTGGCGAGCATATGTACAACATGCAGGATTTCGAAAGCTTTATTATGGATATCAAAAATGAAAATGATAATTATAAAGAGCAGCGTGCGCAGGTAAGGGCGAAAACACACAATGTATGTGATAATTACTGCCAGCGTGTACTGGATTACTTTAACATCACAAAGTAG
- a CDS encoding adenylyltransferase/cytidyltransferase family protein yields the protein MEKVIGYTQGTFDMFHIGHLNLIKNAKRHCDYLIVGVNDDDLVESYKNKRPIVPLNERVEIVRAIKYVDEVIVTKTLNKKEVWEKVRFNEIYIGDDWKGNARWEETGKEMESLGAKLVFLPYTKDTSSTLLREKLKEF from the coding sequence ATGGAAAAAGTAATAGGATACACACAGGGAACATTTGATATGTTTCATATCGGACATCTGAATCTGATCAAAAATGCGAAGAGACACTGCGATTATCTGATCGTTGGTGTAAATGATGATGATCTTGTAGAGTCATATAAGAACAAAAGACCTATTGTGCCATTAAATGAAAGAGTAGAGATCGTCCGCGCCATTAAATATGTGGATGAAGTGATCGTAACGAAAACACTGAATAAGAAAGAAGTGTGGGAGAAAGTACGCTTCAATGAGATTTATATCGGTGATGACTGGAAAGGAAACGCACGCTGGGAGGAGACCGGAAAAGAAATGGAAAGCCTGGGTGCGAAGCTTGTATTCCTGCCATATACGAAAGATACATCTTCAACCTTACTTCGCGAGAAGTTAAAAGAGTTTTAA
- a CDS encoding CDP-glycerol glycerophosphotransferase family protein, with translation MTKDAVKKYTKQLGIGGMILHYISRFLTKAEMQIIGKMTRRFGKVKKNRMVFKNREMMDYTDNPGAFSQYLIDNGYNKEYEIIWLVSQKKKFRNKKIKNVKFVTAENKYGWSSPLAYYYGATASFFFYSHNSAELNRYRCEGQTVVNLWHGCGYKDAEQARKNQNSRADFDYALVPGPVFVKTKSRLWNCAPGHLLMMGYPRYDWMLHPSMNQEEILERLFGWKGRKAVIWMPTFRKSELGGCAENEIELPCQLPGIRDEEELKQIDAYLRREQILLIIKKHPLQTGWDQEEQGFTNIRYVSEDLLDRKEVRLYELIGVCDGLLSDYSSVAVDYLLLNRPLGYVLADYEIYKEKRGFVFDDPLEYMPGEKIYNAEDMIKYLKHLSEGTDTYMQERAQMLLQMHNKTESYCKRLAEYLL, from the coding sequence ATGACGAAAGATGCAGTAAAAAAATATACAAAGCAGCTGGGCATTGGAGGAATGATCCTGCATTATATCAGCCGTTTCCTGACAAAGGCTGAAATGCAGATCATAGGAAAAATGACCCGGCGCTTCGGAAAAGTGAAAAAAAACAGAATGGTATTTAAGAACCGGGAAATGATGGACTACACAGATAATCCGGGAGCTTTTTCCCAGTATCTGATAGATAACGGGTATAATAAAGAATATGAGATCATCTGGCTGGTTTCACAGAAAAAGAAATTCAGAAATAAAAAGATAAAGAATGTAAAGTTTGTAACAGCAGAGAATAAATACGGCTGGAGCAGCCCGTTGGCATATTATTATGGTGCCACAGCTTCCTTTTTCTTTTATTCCCATAACAGTGCCGAACTGAACCGTTATCGATGTGAGGGACAGACAGTGGTAAATCTGTGGCATGGCTGTGGTTATAAAGATGCAGAACAGGCCAGAAAGAACCAGAACAGCAGAGCTGATTTTGACTATGCGCTTGTTCCGGGACCTGTGTTCGTAAAAACCAAGTCCAGACTGTGGAACTGTGCTCCCGGGCATTTGCTGATGATGGGATATCCCAGATATGACTGGATGCTGCATCCTTCCATGAATCAGGAGGAGATCTTGGAGAGGCTTTTCGGGTGGAAGGGCAGGAAGGCAGTGATCTGGATGCCGACCTTCCGCAAAAGTGAACTTGGAGGATGCGCGGAAAATGAGATCGAACTGCCCTGTCAGCTTCCTGGAATCCGGGATGAGGAAGAATTAAAACAGATCGATGCATATCTGCGCAGAGAACAGATCCTTCTGATCATAAAGAAACATCCGCTTCAGACCGGATGGGATCAGGAAGAACAGGGATTTACCAATATCCGGTATGTATCGGAAGATCTTCTGGACAGAAAAGAAGTCAGGCTGTATGAACTCATAGGAGTCTGTGATGGTCTGCTCTCAGATTATTCATCAGTGGCAGTGGATTATCTGCTCCTGAACAGACCGCTGGGATATGTTCTGGCTGATTATGAGATCTATAAAGAGAAGCGGGGATTTGTCTTCGACGATCCGCTGGAATACATGCCAGGAGAGAAAATTTATAATGCAGAGGATATGATAAAGTATCTGAAACATCTGTCAGAGGGAACAGATACTTACATGCAGGAGAGGGCGCAGATGCTCCTGCAGATGCATAATAAAACAGAAAGCTATTGCAAAAGGCTGGCAGAATATTTATTATAA
- a CDS encoding Stealth CR1 domain-containing protein produces the protein MNKIDFVLPWVDGSDEAWIRQRNEYLNTRDGDLSNSRFRDWENLQYWFRGVEKFTPWVNHIYFITWGHIPSWLNTENPKLTVVNHKDYIPEEYLPTFSSHPIELNLHRIKGLSEQFVYFNDDTFIINAMQPEDFFKKGLPRDYCIETALVQDDINNPFASILMNDAALVNMHYSKREVICRQWKKWFHPAYGSMVLRNVLMLPYREFSSFKYSHISSAFLKSTFEKVWEEEGEILDRVCKTRFRSASDVNQYVMKYWQYMEGNYEPQSPKTGKFLTIGLHDEQIHNVLRKQLCRIICINDTENIGDFQQQKKNIKESFECILPEKSTFER, from the coding sequence ATGAATAAGATCGATTTTGTACTGCCCTGGGTAGATGGTTCTGATGAAGCGTGGATCAGGCAGAGAAATGAATATCTGAATACCAGAGATGGAGATCTTTCGAACAGCAGATTCCGTGACTGGGAAAACCTGCAGTACTGGTTTCGCGGAGTGGAGAAATTTACTCCGTGGGTAAACCATATTTATTTTATAACATGGGGACATATACCTTCCTGGCTGAATACGGAAAATCCGAAACTCACAGTAGTGAACCATAAAGATTATATTCCGGAAGAATATCTTCCTACATTCAGCAGTCACCCCATTGAACTGAATCTGCACAGGATTAAAGGGCTTTCCGAACAGTTTGTATACTTTAATGATGATACATTTATTATAAATGCCATGCAGCCGGAGGATTTTTTCAAAAAAGGTCTTCCAAGGGACTACTGTATTGAAACTGCCCTGGTGCAGGATGATATCAACAATCCCTTTGCATCCATCCTGATGAATGATGCAGCTCTGGTGAATATGCATTATTCCAAGCGGGAAGTGATCTGCAGACAGTGGAAAAAATGGTTTCATCCGGCATATGGTTCCATGGTGCTTCGGAATGTACTGATGCTTCCTTACAGGGAATTTTCCAGTTTTAAATATTCTCATATTTCCAGTGCTTTTCTGAAGAGTACATTTGAGAAAGTCTGGGAAGAAGAGGGAGAAATTCTGGACAGGGTATGCAAGACACGGTTCCGTTCTGCATCTGATGTCAATCAGTATGTGATGAAGTACTGGCAGTACATGGAAGGAAATTATGAGCCACAGTCACCGAAAACAGGGAAGTTTCTGACGATTGGACTTCATGATGAACAGATCCATAATGTACTGCGAAAACAGCTGTGCAGGATCATCTGTATCAATGATACGGAGAATATAGGCGACTTCCAGCAGCAAAAAAAGAATATAAAAGAATCTTTCGAATGTATCCTGCCTGAGAAATCAACGTTTGAACGGTAA
- a CDS encoding glycosyltransferase family 1 protein translates to MIKMRILQIGMGNVAGGLEAFVMNYYRVLIHMDVQFDFVCMYDKIAYEEEIQKLGGKIFYVPNVKKHYHGYIKELRKILQENEYTAVHVNMLSAANIVPLRVAHEMGVKKVIAHSHSSSCPGLIRNLMDSFNRPFIARYATDMVSCGELAGKWMFGEKNFLKGKVTVVNNAIQAEKFSFSSEDREQLRREMGWEDKIVIGHVGRFDIPKNHDRMIDILQQFVKKNRNVVLCLVGPKEGLYTQIKNKTEKKGLENNVYFAGRQKSIRRYLSAMDVFLFPSVFEGVPFALIEAQANGLSCVMSKAVSEEAVVFPERIRRLSLEETDQTWAAAVEEMSSLEREDAAQIKRKLTEAHFNIETEAGRLKELYQDRGKRNE, encoded by the coding sequence ATGATCAAAATGAGAATCCTTCAAATAGGAATGGGAAATGTGGCCGGTGGTCTGGAAGCATTCGTGATGAATTACTACAGGGTACTGATCCATATGGATGTACAGTTTGATTTTGTCTGTATGTATGATAAAATTGCATATGAAGAAGAGATTCAGAAGCTGGGCGGAAAGATCTTTTATGTACCCAATGTAAAGAAACATTATCATGGGTATATAAAAGAACTGCGAAAGATCCTGCAGGAGAATGAATATACGGCGGTTCATGTAAACATGTTGTCAGCGGCAAACATTGTCCCCCTGCGTGTGGCCCATGAGATGGGGGTAAAAAAGGTGATCGCCCACAGCCACAGTTCCTCCTGCCCGGGACTGATCCGTAATCTGATGGACAGTTTTAACCGTCCTTTTATTGCACGGTATGCCACTGATATGGTATCCTGCGGTGAACTGGCAGGAAAATGGATGTTCGGAGAGAAGAATTTTCTTAAGGGAAAGGTGACAGTGGTCAATAATGCCATTCAGGCAGAGAAATTCAGCTTTTCATCTGAAGACAGAGAGCAGCTTCGCAGGGAAATGGGCTGGGAGGATAAGATTGTGATCGGGCATGTAGGAAGATTTGACATTCCGAAAAATCATGACAGAATGATCGATATCCTGCAGCAGTTTGTGAAGAAAAACAGAAATGTGGTTTTATGTCTGGTTGGCCCAAAAGAAGGTCTGTACACACAGATAAAGAATAAGACAGAGAAAAAAGGACTTGAGAATAATGTGTATTTTGCAGGCAGACAGAAAAGTATCCGCAGGTATTTATCAGCCATGGATGTTTTTCTGTTTCCGTCTGTTTTCGAGGGAGTTCCTTTTGCACTGATCGAGGCGCAGGCAAACGGGCTTTCCTGTGTAATGTCCAAGGCTGTTTCAGAAGAAGCAGTTGTTTTTCCGGAAAGGATCAGACGTCTTTCACTTGAGGAAACGGATCAGACATGGGCTGCTGCTGTAGAAGAGATGAGCAGCCTTGAGAGAGAGGATGCCGCACAGATAAAAAGGAAACTGACAGAGGCTCATTTTAATATAGAAACAGAAGCTGGACGTCTGAAAGAATTATATCAGGACAGAGGTAAGAGAAATGAATAA
- a CDS encoding acyltransferase family protein, with product MKNGLKKEDSMALKGLAVMMMVFHHCFYKASKFAKYDVAFRGISANSVMTAASCMKICVALFAFVSGYGLMCGYSRYKSEKNPGTSRWIGAHLVSTLSGYWFIAAGAYVLYAFLASSGFESWGENVPQRFVAVIIDILGLAKLAGTKILNGSWWYMSAAVLFIIFVPIGYTAIKKWGWAVVLGIIVILPRATGMGFPGGADVFSFFLAFVTGMVCAEYNFFSWFHELGSGRKNGRLCKGLLLFGCLAAAFCLYPKLDLKVIWEYHYMAVPFLVIMFCVEYLFKIPWISSVFQHFGKYSLDIWLIHTFIRDYFGKFVFAVREFWLIPVVLLLISLLLAYVVEVLKRVTGYQKLISALMRKLR from the coding sequence ATGAAAAACGGACTGAAAAAAGAAGACTCCATGGCTTTAAAGGGGCTTGCAGTGATGATGATGGTTTTTCATCACTGCTTTTATAAAGCATCAAAATTTGCAAAATATGATGTGGCTTTCAGAGGTATTTCTGCAAACAGTGTAATGACAGCTGCCTCCTGTATGAAGATCTGCGTTGCGCTGTTTGCCTTTGTTTCAGGATATGGACTGATGTGCGGCTACAGCAGATATAAGTCGGAAAAAAATCCCGGCACTTCCAGATGGATTGGTGCACACCTGGTTTCAACTCTGTCCGGTTACTGGTTTATTGCAGCAGGGGCGTATGTGTTGTATGCGTTTTTGGCCAGCAGCGGATTTGAATCTTGGGGAGAGAATGTTCCGCAGAGGTTTGTCGCTGTCATAATTGATATTCTGGGTCTTGCGAAGCTGGCAGGAACCAAGATTTTAAACGGCTCCTGGTGGTATATGAGCGCGGCAGTTTTATTTATCATATTTGTGCCCATTGGGTATACTGCTATTAAGAAATGGGGCTGGGCAGTTGTTCTGGGGATCATAGTTATATTACCAAGGGCAACAGGAATGGGATTCCCGGGAGGTGCCGATGTATTTTCTTTCTTCCTTGCTTTTGTGACGGGAATGGTGTGTGCGGAATATAACTTTTTTTCCTGGTTTCATGAGCTGGGGAGCGGGAGAAAGAACGGAAGATTATGTAAGGGACTGCTCCTTTTTGGGTGTCTGGCGGCTGCATTCTGTCTGTACCCGAAACTGGATCTGAAAGTGATCTGGGAATATCATTATATGGCAGTACCGTTTCTGGTTATTATGTTCTGCGTGGAATATTTGTTTAAAATTCCGTGGATATCGTCTGTTTTTCAGCATTTCGGGAAATATTCACTGGATATCTGGCTGATTCACACTTTCATACGTGACTATTTTGGAAAGTTTGTATTTGCAGTCAGAGAGTTCTGGCTGATTCCTGTTGTGCTCCTGCTGATTTCTCTGCTTCTTGCCTATGTGGTGGAAGTACTCAAGAGGGTTACAGGATACCAGAAATTAATATCCGCCCTGATGCGGAAACTGAGGTGA
- a CDS encoding ABC transporter ATP-binding protein, with amino-acid sequence MSKPAIVVDNVSMKFNLSKEKVDSLKDYIIKSIKKEIKYNEFWALQNVSFTVEKGDRVGILGLNGAGKSTLLKVIAGVFKPTEGTVTKHGKMVPLLELGAGFDPQYTGKENIYLYGAMLGYSKAFIDEKYDEIVKFSELKEFIDVPIKNYSSGMKSRLGFSIATVVSPKILILDEVLSVGDAKFRKKSEKKVLSMFDSGVTVLFVSHSLAQVQRICNKAMILEKGKLIAYGDIDTISEQYEMMTK; translated from the coding sequence ATGAGCAAACCAGCGATTGTTGTTGACAATGTCAGCATGAAATTTAATCTCAGCAAAGAAAAGGTAGACAGCCTGAAGGATTATATCATCAAATCGATCAAAAAAGAAATCAAATATAATGAGTTCTGGGCATTACAGAATGTCAGTTTTACAGTAGAAAAAGGTGACAGGGTTGGAATCCTGGGTCTTAACGGTGCAGGAAAAAGTACTCTTTTAAAGGTGATCGCAGGTGTTTTTAAGCCTACAGAAGGAACTGTTACGAAACACGGCAAAATGGTTCCACTTCTGGAACTTGGAGCAGGATTTGATCCCCAGTATACCGGAAAAGAGAATATCTATCTATATGGAGCAATGCTTGGATATTCCAAGGCATTTATTGATGAGAAATATGATGAGATCGTAAAATTTTCCGAACTGAAGGAATTTATTGATGTGCCTATCAAGAATTACTCTTCCGGTATGAAATCCAGACTTGGATTTTCCATTGCTACAGTAGTCTCTCCGAAAATCCTGATCCTGGATGAGGTGTTGTCTGTAGGAGATGCGAAATTCCGTAAAAAAAGTGAGAAAAAAGTCCTGAGTATGTTTGATTCAGGTGTAACGGTATTATTTGTATCCCACTCCCTGGCACAGGTGCAGAGAATATGTAACAAGGCCATGATCCTTGAGAAAGGAAAACTGATCGCATACGGAGATATTGATACAATTTCCGAACAGTATGAGATGATGACGAAATAA
- a CDS encoding ABC transporter permease, producing the protein MKKYVDNFRQYQFLLGELVKKGIKLKYRRSYLGIVWSMLEPLLTMIVLTIVFGTLYGNTDKTFPVYILTGRLLYSFFSQSTKAALKSIRQNSAMIKKVYVPKYLYPLSSVLFNYVIFLISLIVLAIVSVVLGVKPTVYLIQAPVALILIFGLAYGFGMILATIGVFFRDMEYLWSVGLMLVMYTCAIFYYPTKLLKSGWAWILKYNPLYCTIDIFRCAVFGKPMNIEYFLYALGFSVAAIIIGLVCFKKKQDDFILYI; encoded by the coding sequence ATGAAAAAATACGTTGACAATTTTAGACAGTACCAGTTCCTTCTGGGCGAACTGGTAAAAAAGGGCATCAAGCTGAAATACAGACGTTCTTATCTGGGAATTGTGTGGTCCATGCTGGAACCTCTGCTTACCATGATCGTGCTTACCATTGTATTTGGTACCCTTTACGGAAATACTGACAAAACTTTCCCTGTATATATTCTGACAGGACGACTGCTGTACAGCTTTTTCTCACAGTCCACGAAGGCTGCCCTGAAATCTATCAGGCAGAACTCGGCGATGATCAAGAAGGTGTATGTGCCGAAATATCTCTATCCTCTGTCCAGTGTACTTTTTAACTATGTGATCTTTCTGATCTCACTGATCGTGCTTGCAATTGTAAGCGTGGTTCTGGGAGTGAAGCCGACGGTTTATCTGATCCAAGCACCGGTTGCGCTGATTTTGATCTTCGGCCTGGCATATGGATTCGGAATGATCCTGGCAACTATCGGTGTATTTTTCAGGGATATGGAATATCTGTGGTCAGTAGGTCTGATGCTGGTAATGTATACCTGCGCGATCTTCTATTATCCGACGAAACTGTTAAAGAGTGGATGGGCATGGATCCTGAAATATAATCCGTTATACTGTACAATTGATATTTTCAGATGTGCTGTATTTGGAAAACCTATGAATATAGAATATTTCTTATATGCACTGGGCTTTTCAGTGGCAGCGATCATCATCGGATTAGTGTGCTTCAAGAAGAAACAGGATGATTTTATTCTTTATATTTAA